From one Microbacter margulisiae genomic stretch:
- a CDS encoding OmpA family protein produces MRKLLQSAVVFLLLCIMMQSCGIEARLKHADKKYTIGEYYAAGKLYQSVYANASYQHRQMRAYAAFRQGECNRLDNDPRKAANAYYAAIRSKYGNDTVYLRNAQVMEQLGNYSAAINNYNAFLKSHPADLLAKSGVEGCQQAALEAKLHPKFEVQYAGEFNSRNSSDYCPVFMDTEGDALVFTSTRPGKTTRKPSAITGFLQGDLYISEKNVNNQWEKPRPMEGGFNTDLDEGAASFTQDGRTIYFTRCPVANGQNLGAQIYTATRSAGEWTEPQPITLFKDSTITVAHPAISAHGDTLYFVSDAPGGFGGKDIWMSILQNGKWGTPQNLGDQINTAGNEMFPYVAADGSLYFSSNGHAGLGGLDIYHAIKTANGWKVTHMPPPINSNADDFGITFKYNQQEGFFSSNRGNTKGYDHIWRFDKPVNAYVLTGTVTDNHRQRLGDALVRLIGNDGTNAKIRVKKDGTYRFSLSPNVEYVLLALCRGYLNQANRLSTEKVKESKNYSLNFTLIPIGKPVELENIFYDFGKWTLTKDSETALNALVKILKDNPNITIELDSHTDHVGTAEFNQTLSEKRAQSVVDYLIQAGISADRLTAKGFGFSQPVTVDAALAKKYPFLKEGAILNDAYINTLTPNQQNIANQINRRTEFRVIKTTYGLQ; encoded by the coding sequence ATGAGAAAATTACTTCAATCGGCTGTCGTTTTTTTGCTACTTTGCATAATGATGCAATCATGCGGAATTGAGGCGCGGTTGAAACATGCCGATAAGAAGTATACCATTGGAGAATATTATGCGGCGGGAAAACTATACCAAAGTGTTTATGCGAATGCCAGTTATCAACATCGGCAAATGCGAGCTTACGCAGCTTTTCGGCAAGGAGAATGCAATAGGCTTGATAATGATCCCCGAAAAGCTGCTAATGCCTATTATGCTGCCATCCGTAGTAAATATGGAAACGATACTGTTTATTTACGTAATGCACAGGTAATGGAACAATTAGGAAACTATTCAGCAGCAATCAACAATTATAACGCCTTCTTAAAAAGCCATCCTGCGGATTTACTGGCAAAGTCAGGTGTAGAAGGATGCCAGCAAGCCGCATTGGAAGCAAAACTTCATCCCAAATTTGAAGTCCAATATGCCGGAGAGTTTAATTCACGGAACAGTTCTGATTATTGTCCGGTTTTTATGGATACAGAAGGGGATGCGTTGGTATTTACATCCACCCGGCCAGGTAAAACCACACGTAAACCCAGCGCCATAACAGGTTTTCTGCAAGGAGATTTATATATCTCAGAAAAAAACGTGAACAATCAATGGGAAAAACCACGTCCGATGGAAGGTGGCTTTAACACAGATCTGGATGAAGGCGCAGCTTCCTTTACCCAAGATGGAAGAACTATTTATTTTACACGATGTCCTGTCGCTAACGGGCAGAACTTGGGAGCTCAGATCTACACAGCTACCCGTTCAGCAGGAGAATGGACAGAACCACAACCAATTACACTTTTCAAAGATAGCACAATTACTGTTGCTCATCCTGCTATTAGCGCCCATGGTGATACTCTTTATTTTGTTTCTGATGCGCCGGGTGGTTTTGGTGGGAAAGATATTTGGATGAGTATTCTTCAGAATGGAAAATGGGGAACACCACAAAATTTGGGAGATCAAATCAACACCGCCGGAAATGAAATGTTCCCTTACGTTGCAGCCGATGGCTCTCTCTATTTTTCATCCAACGGACATGCAGGGCTTGGCGGTCTGGATATTTATCACGCGATTAAAACTGCAAATGGTTGGAAGGTAACACACATGCCTCCTCCTATAAATTCTAATGCAGATGATTTTGGTATAACCTTCAAATACAACCAACAGGAAGGATTTTTTTCTTCCAATAGAGGCAATACAAAAGGCTATGATCATATATGGCGCTTTGACAAGCCTGTCAATGCATATGTCTTAACAGGAACTGTAACTGATAATCACCGACAACGATTAGGAGATGCTCTTGTTCGTCTTATAGGAAATGATGGTACCAATGCCAAAATTCGTGTAAAAAAAGATGGCACATATCGCTTTTCTCTAAGTCCTAACGTCGAATATGTTCTCTTAGCGCTGTGCCGTGGATATTTAAATCAAGCCAATAGGCTATCTACCGAAAAGGTCAAAGAAAGCAAAAATTATTCACTAAACTTCACATTGATTCCTATCGGAAAGCCTGTAGAACTAGAAAACATATTCTATGATTTTGGGAAATGGACTTTAACTAAAGATTCTGAAACTGCACTCAATGCACTTGTCAAAATTCTAAAAGACAATCCTAACATCACTATAGAGTTGGACTCACACACCGATCATGTCGGTACTGCGGAATTCAATCAAACTCTTTCTGAAAAAAGAGCTCAATCAGTAGTTGATTATTTAATACAGGCAGGTATTTCAGCTGACCGTCTGACAGCGAAAGGATTCGGATTCAGTCAGCCTGTAACTGTTGATGCTGCATTGGCCAAAAAATATCCGTTCTTAAAAGAAGGAGCAATATTAAACGATGCTTATATCAATACATTAACTCCTAATCAGCAAAACATTGCAAATCAAATTAATCGACGGACAGAATTTAGGGTAATAAAGACCACATACGGATTGCAGTAA
- a CDS encoding DUF4954 family protein has translation MAFRSLTTEEIQKLQEQGCQADRWENIEVTEAFNPSFVQKVKFTGHNRLGTFQTEIEMPGGIIIHSGIYNAWLHNCIVEDNVLIHTIRDYIANYTIENHTIVFDIKLLAVEGETTFGNGIAVEAISESGARSVMMYDRLSAQIAYIFALYRHRPQLIAVLENLITQYSNNVRSSHGVVASGAKLLRCDTIINVKIGEAAHIEGVRLMRNGSVNSAEDDPVFIGDGCHLQNFIICAGTKVNNATLISNSFVGQGCIFDKHYSADQSLFFSNCQGLHGEACSIFAGPFTVTHHKSTLLIAGMFSFLNAGSGSNQSNHLYKLGPIHQGLVERGSKTGSDSYILWPAKVGAFTFISGRHYSHCDTSDLPFSYLIEHKDESYLSPAINLRSIGTIRDSQKWPHRDMRRGKDHLDCINYNLLSPYTVERMVRGRDLLLELREKDETCALYKHQGVVIEARILSRGIRLYENAIWKFLGNSLITQLEKSDMPLTPQEIQSCLAATEPEGSGKWVDIAGMICPIQPLNTLLDQIENDPEITLETIHQTFRKIHLNYYQYEWTWASDMLTRWTGKHPGKYMPQDVIDVVNKWLSAVLNIDKWLYEDAKKEFVLSKKIGFGTDGDEDDKEKDFENVRGTMQTNESVLAIRRHMQEKEALGTKILDKIFEANPELSGKIAD, from the coding sequence ATGGCATTCAGATCACTAACAACGGAAGAAATACAAAAACTCCAAGAGCAAGGCTGTCAGGCTGACCGCTGGGAAAATATAGAAGTAACCGAGGCATTTAATCCTTCATTTGTACAAAAGGTCAAATTTACGGGACACAATCGTCTTGGTACCTTTCAAACAGAAATAGAAATGCCTGGAGGAATTATTATCCACTCAGGAATTTACAACGCTTGGCTGCATAATTGCATTGTAGAAGATAATGTTTTAATTCATACTATTCGGGATTATATTGCTAATTACACCATTGAAAATCACACAATAGTCTTTGACATCAAATTATTGGCAGTCGAAGGAGAAACGACATTTGGGAATGGTATAGCGGTAGAAGCCATAAGTGAATCAGGTGCCCGTAGCGTAATGATGTATGATCGCTTATCAGCACAAATTGCCTATATTTTTGCTTTGTACCGACACCGTCCGCAGTTGATCGCTGTTTTAGAAAATCTCATCACACAATACAGCAATAATGTGAGAAGTTCACACGGTGTTGTTGCCTCCGGAGCTAAACTATTGCGGTGTGATACGATTATTAATGTTAAAATCGGAGAAGCAGCCCACATCGAAGGAGTCCGTTTGATGCGGAACGGGAGTGTCAATAGTGCTGAAGATGATCCAGTTTTCATTGGGGACGGATGTCATTTGCAGAATTTCATTATATGCGCCGGAACTAAAGTCAACAATGCCACCTTGATATCAAACAGTTTTGTAGGACAGGGATGCATTTTCGATAAACATTATTCAGCAGATCAATCGCTTTTCTTTTCCAATTGTCAGGGGCTTCACGGAGAAGCCTGCTCTATTTTTGCTGGCCCCTTTACTGTGACTCATCATAAATCAACATTATTAATCGCCGGCATGTTTTCTTTTCTAAATGCGGGCAGTGGATCAAATCAAAGTAATCACCTCTATAAGCTCGGCCCTATACATCAGGGATTAGTGGAAAGAGGCAGTAAAACCGGGAGCGATTCATATATTCTCTGGCCGGCAAAAGTTGGAGCATTTACGTTTATTTCGGGACGTCACTATTCTCATTGCGATACTTCTGATTTACCATTTTCCTATTTGATTGAACACAAAGACGAGTCATACCTGTCACCGGCGATCAATTTAAGAAGTATTGGTACCATTCGTGACTCCCAAAAATGGCCCCACCGCGATATGCGAAGAGGAAAAGATCATTTGGATTGCATTAATTATAACCTGTTGAGTCCATACACAGTTGAACGTATGGTACGGGGAAGAGATTTACTACTTGAGCTTCGTGAAAAAGATGAAACGTGCGCGTTGTATAAGCATCAGGGGGTTGTGATTGAAGCGCGGATTTTATCACGTGGTATTCGTCTTTATGAAAACGCAATCTGGAAATTTTTAGGGAACTCCTTGATTACACAGCTGGAGAAAAGCGATATGCCCCTTACACCTCAGGAAATTCAAAGTTGTTTAGCTGCAACAGAGCCCGAGGGAAGCGGCAAATGGGTGGATATTGCAGGAATGATTTGTCCGATTCAGCCTTTGAATACACTCTTAGATCAGATTGAAAACGACCCCGAAATCACACTGGAAACTATTCATCAAACCTTTCGGAAAATTCATCTCAATTATTATCAATATGAATGGACTTGGGCTTCTGACATGCTAACCCGTTGGACGGGAAAGCACCCGGGGAAATACATGCCCCAGGATGTTATAGATGTTGTCAATAAATGGTTGTCCGCCGTTTTAAACATTGACAAATGGCTATATGAAGATGCGAAAAAAGAGTTTGTGTTAAGTAAAAAAATTGGTTTTGGAACTGACGGAGATGAAGATGATAAAGAGAAGGACTTCGAAAACGTACGAGGAACAATGCAAACCAATGAATCCGTTTTAGCCATCAGACGACACATGCAAGAAAAGGAAGCACTTGGAACTAAAATTTTGGATAAGATTTTTGAGGCTAATCCTGAACTTAGTGGAAAAATAGCAGACTAA
- a CDS encoding electron transfer flavoprotein-ubiquinone oxidoreductase → MNPIDIVNTDVLIIGGGPSGLATSIHLADLLQQKGIKKRILLIEKGNSIGSHILSGAVIKTDVFRDLLPSVDFEEIPFNAKVTHDATVWLNKNSTIKMPVHVPFMNNKGNYTVSLGQLCRYLAKKAEEKGVEIYPGFSVSEILYQNGQVAGAKTIDTGVDHHGTPMENFQPGTQIEAKLIIFAEGTRGSLAKQLIQKFDLDKGKNGQIYSLGCKELWSVPEGNIKPGEVYHTMGYPLNMHEFGGGFIYGLKDNKVAVGLVVGLDYQDPTFDVHHAFQIWKTNPFVAKFLKGGKLVEYGAKTLPEGGYYSIPKLYTDHALIVGDSAGFLAMPALKGVHLAITSGMMAAKTATEALIKNDFSEVTLFQYESLIQNSLIYKELYPVRNFRQGFSKGLICGGFHFATQLITGGSGFVGKLKTHPDSTMTKKLNEFSGKTFQERFKKQFDFDKILTFDKVTDVYYTGVFHDELQVPHVKINNPESFQEINIKQYGAPCQHFCSAEVYELHTDKAGHQEIRIHAENCLHCKTCDIKTPGDGITWSVPNGGNGPDFQNM, encoded by the coding sequence ATGAATCCTATTGATATTGTAAATACGGATGTTCTTATTATTGGAGGTGGCCCTTCCGGACTGGCAACTTCCATTCATTTAGCCGATCTTCTACAACAAAAGGGCATCAAAAAACGAATTCTGTTGATTGAAAAGGGAAATTCCATCGGAAGCCATATTTTATCCGGAGCTGTCATCAAAACCGATGTATTCAGAGATTTATTGCCCAGCGTTGATTTTGAAGAAATTCCATTCAACGCAAAAGTAACTCATGATGCAACTGTTTGGTTGAATAAAAACAGTACCATAAAAATGCCCGTTCACGTGCCATTCATGAACAACAAAGGCAATTATACAGTTTCATTGGGGCAACTTTGCCGTTATTTAGCAAAAAAGGCCGAAGAAAAGGGAGTTGAGATTTATCCAGGTTTTTCTGTCAGCGAAATTTTATATCAAAACGGGCAAGTAGCTGGAGCAAAAACCATAGACACAGGCGTTGATCACCATGGAACGCCTATGGAAAATTTTCAGCCCGGCACACAAATAGAAGCCAAACTGATCATTTTTGCTGAAGGAACACGAGGAAGCCTGGCAAAACAATTAATTCAAAAGTTTGATTTGGACAAAGGGAAAAATGGTCAGATCTATTCTTTAGGATGCAAAGAGCTCTGGAGTGTCCCTGAAGGGAACATAAAACCAGGAGAAGTCTATCATACAATGGGTTATCCACTCAATATGCATGAGTTTGGAGGAGGATTCATTTATGGGTTGAAAGACAATAAAGTTGCAGTCGGATTGGTGGTTGGACTTGACTATCAAGATCCGACATTCGACGTACACCATGCATTCCAGATATGGAAAACAAATCCGTTTGTAGCAAAATTTTTGAAAGGTGGGAAATTAGTAGAATACGGAGCTAAAACATTGCCCGAAGGAGGGTATTATTCAATTCCAAAACTTTACACCGATCATGCACTCATCGTAGGCGATAGTGCTGGCTTTTTAGCAATGCCTGCCTTGAAAGGAGTTCATTTAGCGATTACATCTGGAATGATGGCGGCAAAAACAGCTACTGAAGCTTTAATCAAAAATGATTTTTCAGAAGTAACACTGTTTCAATATGAATCTCTGATTCAAAACAGTTTAATTTACAAAGAATTATATCCAGTTCGTAATTTTCGGCAAGGTTTTTCCAAAGGCCTAATTTGTGGCGGTTTTCATTTTGCCACACAATTAATTACGGGTGGATCAGGATTCGTTGGGAAACTGAAAACACATCCCGATAGTACAATGACAAAAAAACTGAATGAATTTTCCGGAAAAACCTTTCAGGAACGATTCAAAAAGCAGTTTGACTTTGACAAAATCTTGACATTCGACAAAGTGACAGATGTGTACTATACGGGAGTATTTCATGATGAGTTGCAAGTACCTCATGTTAAGATTAATAATCCGGAGTCATTTCAGGAAATCAATATAAAGCAATACGGTGCGCCATGCCAGCATTTCTGCTCGGCAGAAGTATATGAACTTCACACAGACAAAGCTGGGCATCAGGAAATAAGAATTCATGCCGAAAATTGCCTGCATTGCAAAACATGTGATATAAAAACTCCCGGTGATGGCATTACGTGGTCAGTTCCTAATGGTGGCAACGGCCCTGATTTTCAAAATATGTAA
- a CDS encoding FAD-binding protein: MALTIISLIKQVPLPSEMKMGEDGLMDRTKAKSIINIDCQFGLEAGLQLKKQYPDAKLIVCSMGPQSFEPSLRKAISMGYDEAYLLSDRKLGGSDTYATGLAIATMLKHLGYTKDAKEPFIILAGRQTSDGDTAHVPSQVAENIGIPQATFVERIKADGEGNIIAKRIIEGGYQMMKLPMPCTISLTPTGIPPRKPSLSGAIKARNAKITVFGIDDIGLGTEKIGLSGSPTIVAHVENIVSERPPVIMSEGRNESELVDNMIDNFKKGTHALTKKETSEAKAAETPDFPIQDNRNGAKGILTWAEITNGKIARPSLELLTPARKLANQLGNDTKIMTILIGKNVRELSKTLFEHGCDEVILVEDDKLEEYLVLPFSSIIAQIIKDRNPEIALFAATTSGRELAPRIGVKTGSGVTADCTGLEIGEYVNRKNKVINKPILHSRRPTYGESKLATILGFVYPQISTARPGTFEVPARNEDQTGKLSTFKPNLTPDEFRVEILQTVRGEGGLQNLFDADIIVAGGRGAVGDNLGLIKQLVDALKEKGIKAEWACSRVVVDEGFSEYARQIGQTGKTVRPKVYVAVGISGAIQHIAGMKEAEKIVAIDHNAKSSVFHFADFGIIGEYEDILPELIEKVKKGFTFGLEPAHK; the protein is encoded by the coding sequence ATGGCTCTGACAATCATAAGTTTAATAAAACAAGTTCCGCTTCCTTCAGAAATGAAAATGGGAGAAGACGGATTAATGGACCGCACCAAAGCAAAATCGATTATTAATATCGATTGCCAGTTTGGACTTGAAGCCGGATTACAACTCAAGAAACAATATCCCGATGCAAAATTGATTGTATGCTCCATGGGGCCTCAGTCATTTGAACCATCTCTACGAAAAGCTATTTCAATGGGGTATGATGAAGCATATCTTTTGTCTGATAGAAAATTAGGAGGTAGCGATACATATGCAACCGGCTTGGCAATTGCAACCATGCTCAAACATTTGGGATATACCAAAGATGCAAAAGAACCATTTATTATTCTTGCCGGAAGACAAACAAGTGATGGAGACACTGCTCATGTCCCTTCTCAGGTAGCTGAAAACATCGGAATTCCCCAAGCCACATTTGTTGAACGGATAAAAGCAGACGGAGAAGGCAATATCATTGCAAAACGGATTATTGAGGGAGGATACCAAATGATGAAACTCCCTATGCCTTGTACTATTTCACTAACACCAACAGGGATTCCGCCACGCAAACCTTCTCTTTCAGGAGCAATAAAAGCACGAAACGCTAAAATTACAGTGTTCGGAATTGACGATATCGGCCTTGGAACAGAAAAAATAGGATTAAGCGGATCACCGACTATTGTGGCGCATGTTGAAAATATTGTCAGCGAACGACCGCCTGTTATCATGTCCGAAGGACGTAATGAAAGTGAACTTGTTGACAACATGATTGATAACTTCAAGAAAGGAACTCATGCCCTTACAAAAAAAGAAACAAGTGAAGCAAAAGCCGCAGAAACCCCTGATTTTCCAATTCAAGACAACAGAAACGGAGCAAAAGGAATATTAACCTGGGCTGAAATTACCAATGGGAAAATAGCCAGACCATCCCTCGAATTGCTCACTCCAGCGCGAAAACTAGCCAATCAACTGGGAAATGACACGAAAATCATGACTATATTGATTGGTAAGAATGTCAGGGAATTATCTAAAACGCTTTTCGAACATGGTTGCGACGAAGTTATCCTTGTAGAAGACGACAAGCTGGAAGAGTATTTGGTACTCCCTTTTTCATCCATTATTGCACAAATTATAAAAGACAGAAATCCCGAAATTGCACTATTTGCAGCCACAACATCAGGACGTGAACTTGCTCCCCGTATTGGAGTAAAAACAGGCAGCGGCGTTACAGCAGATTGTACAGGACTGGAGATTGGAGAGTATGTCAATCGGAAAAACAAAGTGATCAACAAACCTATACTTCACTCCCGCCGGCCAACATATGGAGAAAGCAAACTGGCAACCATCCTTGGATTTGTCTATCCTCAAATTTCCACAGCACGTCCGGGAACATTCGAAGTACCTGCAAGAAATGAAGATCAAACCGGCAAATTATCTACATTCAAACCCAATCTTACACCAGATGAATTCCGTGTTGAAATTTTACAAACCGTCCGTGGGGAGGGTGGTTTGCAAAACTTATTTGATGCAGATATTATTGTAGCTGGAGGACGAGGAGCTGTTGGCGACAATCTGGGATTGATCAAACAATTGGTTGACGCGCTGAAAGAGAAAGGCATAAAAGCAGAATGGGCATGCAGTCGTGTTGTTGTGGACGAAGGATTTTCAGAATATGCCCGACAAATCGGCCAAACAGGGAAAACTGTCCGTCCAAAAGTTTATGTTGCTGTCGGAATTTCTGGTGCCATTCAACATATTGCCGGAATGAAAGAAGCCGAAAAAATCGTAGCAATTGACCACAATGCAAAATCATCTGTGTTCCATTTTGCTGATTTTGGTATTATTGGAGAATACGAAGACATTCTGCCGGAATTAATTGAAAAAGTAAAAAAAGGATTCACGTTCGGATTAGAGCCTGCACATAAATAA
- a CDS encoding putative LPS assembly protein LptD has translation MHDQLLLYSRGMRRNNTFTIKFLYALIWVMVLSGVALPAYAQKTKHAAKDTLTTKNVQDTTTVKSKGTQNKSQLTDKIVYQANDSIVFYGDGTGMMYGNGDIQYQKMELKANYIRMKMDSSLVYAMGTKDSTGQLVGEPSFKDESNQFDAKELTYNFKTKRGFIHHTVTQQGEGYIVSDLTKLTSDKTFYMSNMQYTTCDHTDHPDYYIQLTRAKVKPQKYIVSGPAYLVIEDVPLPLALPFGYFPFTSKYSSGIIVPSYGDDFTRGFYLHNGGYYFALNDYMDLALTGEIYTKGTWAVNAISTYVKRYKYRGSLNFSYRQDITSEKGMPDYGKSTNMSIQWTHSQDSKASLYSTLSGSVNFSTSGYNRSNINNVYDPTLMSQNTKSSSINFSQRFPNSPFTLSANANITQRTADSTINMQLPNLTVTMSQIHPFKRANTVGPEKWYDKIVMSYSGSFANSIQTKENKLLHSSFSRDWQNGFDHQIPVSATFNLFKYISITPAVNYEERWYFKSVQQRWNSNTQSVIRDTTSGFYRSYNFNASVTANTTIYGFFIPNRKIFGDKIDRIRHVFKPSISFTYNPDFSNPIWGSYKTYDKYVQDSQDPQRMDKETVLYSPFEGGIYGYPAAGKSGAIGYSFSNNVEMKVKEKSDTTDQPVYKVVSLIDNFSWSGSYNLATDSLRWSLINANLRLKLPFSKSYTLNLSGTFDPYLYGLDANKNPVHINQLRWAHGKFPRFMGTNFSQSFTISDQTFKHNSSGNKENTNQEQPSQQTTLMNNTDIPSLYNAQQDTVKKQTKPSSSEVDADGYEKPQFHWSLSFNYSLLYGQSSIFNYHTMEYGMQWTQNLSLNGTISPTPKWNINWSASYSFANKQFTQINIGITRDLHCWSMSAQLVPVGYYTSYMVRIAVKSSLLEGLKYQKSSSFQDNVNWE, from the coding sequence TTGCACGATCAATTGCTTCTCTATTCTCGTGGCATGCGTAGAAATAATACGTTTACAATCAAATTCCTGTACGCTCTAATTTGGGTAATGGTTCTTTCCGGAGTGGCACTTCCTGCTTATGCACAGAAAACAAAGCACGCTGCAAAAGATACACTGACCACGAAAAATGTCCAGGATACTACTACTGTAAAATCCAAAGGGACACAAAACAAAAGTCAACTTACCGATAAAATTGTTTATCAGGCTAATGATTCTATTGTCTTTTATGGAGATGGTACCGGGATGATGTATGGGAACGGTGACATTCAATATCAAAAAATGGAGCTGAAAGCCAATTACATCCGGATGAAAATGGATAGCAGTTTGGTATATGCCATGGGGACAAAAGATTCGACGGGGCAGCTCGTTGGCGAACCTTCCTTCAAAGATGAAAGCAATCAGTTTGATGCTAAAGAATTAACTTACAATTTTAAAACCAAACGGGGATTCATCCATCACACGGTGACGCAACAAGGTGAAGGTTACATCGTCAGCGATCTAACCAAGCTAACCAGTGATAAAACGTTTTATATGTCGAATATGCAATACACGACATGCGATCATACAGACCACCCCGATTACTATATTCAGTTAACCAGAGCCAAAGTAAAGCCACAAAAATATATTGTTTCCGGTCCGGCGTATTTGGTGATCGAGGACGTCCCATTACCTTTGGCATTACCATTTGGCTATTTCCCATTTACGAGTAAATATTCTTCCGGGATTATTGTTCCTTCTTATGGAGATGATTTTACAAGGGGCTTTTATCTGCACAACGGAGGGTATTACTTTGCGCTTAATGATTATATGGACTTGGCTCTTACAGGCGAAATTTACACAAAAGGGACCTGGGCTGTAAATGCAATCAGCACTTATGTAAAACGGTATAAATACAGAGGTAGTCTGAATTTCAGCTATCGGCAGGACATAACCAGTGAAAAAGGAATGCCAGACTATGGCAAATCAACCAATATGAGCATCCAATGGACACACAGTCAGGACTCAAAAGCATCTCTTTATTCTACATTATCCGGGAGTGTAAACTTTTCGACAAGTGGCTACAATCGTAGCAATATCAACAATGTATACGATCCTACATTGATGTCCCAGAATACCAAAAGCTCCAGCATCAACTTTTCACAACGGTTTCCCAACAGCCCGTTTACTTTATCTGCAAATGCCAATATCACGCAACGTACCGCCGACTCAACGATCAACATGCAATTGCCAAACCTGACGGTTACCATGAGTCAGATTCATCCCTTCAAACGTGCAAATACCGTTGGCCCGGAGAAATGGTACGACAAAATCGTAATGTCTTATTCAGGATCATTTGCCAACAGCATTCAGACAAAAGAAAATAAGCTACTACACTCCTCTTTCTCCCGTGACTGGCAAAACGGATTTGATCATCAAATACCCGTTTCGGCCACATTTAATTTATTCAAATATATAAGCATAACACCTGCAGTAAATTACGAAGAGCGATGGTATTTTAAATCTGTTCAACAACGCTGGAACAGTAATACACAATCAGTCATAAGGGACACCACTTCAGGTTTTTATCGTTCTTATAATTTTAACGCAAGTGTTACAGCAAATACAACGATCTATGGATTTTTCATCCCGAATCGAAAGATTTTCGGAGACAAAATAGATCGGATTCGCCACGTATTTAAGCCTTCTATCAGTTTTACATACAACCCTGACTTTAGTAACCCGATTTGGGGTTCGTATAAAACATATGATAAATATGTACAAGACAGTCAGGATCCTCAGCGGATGGATAAAGAAACCGTTCTGTATTCTCCTTTTGAGGGAGGAATTTATGGATATCCAGCTGCCGGGAAATCAGGAGCTATTGGCTATTCATTTAGCAATAACGTGGAAATGAAAGTAAAGGAGAAATCAGATACCACAGATCAACCAGTGTATAAAGTAGTCAGTCTGATCGATAATTTCAGTTGGAGTGGAAGTTATAATCTGGCAACCGATTCATTGCGGTGGTCACTGATTAATGCTAACTTGCGGCTAAAACTTCCTTTTTCAAAATCTTACACATTAAACTTAAGTGGAACCTTTGACCCCTATTTATATGGATTAGACGCCAATAAAAATCCGGTACATATCAATCAGCTTCGCTGGGCACATGGTAAATTTCCACGATTTATGGGAACTAATTTCTCTCAAAGCTTTACAATAAGCGATCAAACATTCAAGCACAACAGTAGTGGAAACAAAGAAAACACAAACCAGGAACAACCATCGCAACAAACTACATTAATGAACAACACGGACATTCCGTCACTATATAACGCACAACAAGACACGGTAAAAAAACAAACAAAACCATCAAGTAGCGAAGTTGATGCTGATGGATACGAAAAACCACAATTCCATTGGAGTTTATCGTTCAATTACTCATTGCTCTATGGGCAATCAAGCATTTTTAATTATCATACAATGGAGTATGGCATGCAATGGACACAAAACTTAAGCTTAAACGGAACCATATCGCCCACTCCCAAATGGAACATAAATTGGTCGGCATCATATAGTTTTGCAAATAAACAATTCACCCAAATCAACATTGGGATTACGCGCGACCTGCACTGTTGGTCAATGTCAGCACAACTGGTACCAGTGGGTTATTATACATCATACATGGTAAGAATTGCAGTCAAATCCTCATTGCTGGAGGGCCTGAAATATCAAAAATCAAGTTCATTCCAAGACAATGTCAATTGGGAATAA
- a CDS encoding DUF721 domain-containing protein has translation MKRQNAQTLGEAIRLFLEEQHKLNSKLLETRLINSWGEIMGNGVANYTTHLEIKHKKLYVTLSSSLLRHNLMMSRHELIIKINLYLESEVITDIIFR, from the coding sequence ATGAAACGCCAAAATGCACAAACATTGGGAGAAGCTATTCGTCTCTTTCTGGAGGAACAGCATAAACTCAACAGCAAACTCCTCGAAACACGATTGATAAATTCGTGGGGAGAAATCATGGGCAATGGTGTTGCCAATTACACTACACATCTTGAAATAAAGCATAAGAAGCTCTATGTAACTTTGTCGTCATCACTTTTACGTCATAATTTAATGATGTCTCGTCATGAATTGATAATAAAAATCAATCTCTACCTTGAAAGCGAAGTGATTACAGACATCATATTCCGATAA